The genome window GAGCAGGATGCGGTAGCGGCCGGGCTGGGGCACGTAGAAGCGGTAGTCGGGCACGCTCCGCTCGACGTGGAAGCTGAACACGAAGATCAGGTGGCTCCGCTCGAAAATCAGGACCTGGTTGTGGCTGTCGATGTTGAGCTCGTGAGCCGGGCCGCCGGCCAATACCCGCGCCGACTTGGCCAGTTTAATCATGGCCCGGTCGAAGTTGAGCAGGTACTGGTACTTTAGGTCGGGGTTGTCGGCCAGGCTCCACTGGCGGCGGGCGAAGTAGTGGCTCCAGTTGTTGCCTTCCCGGGGAAAATCCACCCACTCCGGGTGGCCGAATTCATTACCAATAAAGTTGAGGTAAGCCTCGCCGCCCAAACTCAGGGTAGCCAGCCGGATAAGCTTGTGCAAGGCAATGCCGCGGGCCGTGATGGGGTCGGCATCGTCCTTGTGCATGTGCTCATAAATGGCCTTGTCCAGCAGCCAGTGGGCCAGGGTTTTGTCGCCCACCAGGGCTTGGTCGTGGCTCTCGGCGTAGGCCACGGTTTTCTCGCCGAGGCGGCGGTTGGTGAGGGTATACCAGAGGTCGTGCAGGTTCCAGTCCTCGTCGCGGGTGTGCTTGAGGAGCTTGATCCAGTAGTCGGGGATGCCCATGGCCAAGCGAAAATCAAAGCCGATACCGCCCTCCGCAATGGGCCGGCAGAGGCCGGGCATGCCGCTCATGTCCTCGGCAATGAGCAGGGCGCTGCGCTTGCACTCCCGCACCAGGGTAGCGGCCAGCTGCAGGTACAGAATGGCGTCCTCGTCTACCTCCGGGCCGAAATACTGGTCGTAGGAGCCAAAGCTGACGCCTTCGCCGTGGTGGTGGTAGAGCATGCTGGTGATGCCATCGAAGCGGAACCCATCGAAGTGAAACTCCTCCAGCCAGTAGCGCAGGTTGCTGAGTAGAAACTGCTGCACCTCAGGCTTGCCGTAGTCAAAAAGCTTGGAGTCCCAACCGGGGTGGTTGCCGCGGGCGCCTTCGTGGAAATACTGCCCGCCGGAGCCATCAAAGTCGGCCAGTCCTTCGGCCTCGTTTTTCACGGCGTGGGAGTGCACCACGTCGAGCAGCACGGCAATGCCACGGTTATGGGCCTCGTTGATGAGGTGCTTCAACTCTTCAGGGGTGCCAAAGCGCGAGGATACCGCAAAGAAATTGGCCACGTGGTAGCCAAAGGAGCCGTAATACGGGTGCTCCATCACGGCCATCAGCTGCAGGCAGTTGTAGCCGGCAGCCTGAATGCGGGGCAGAATTTGCGCGGCAAATTCCAGGTAGGAGCCCACCCGATCGGCCTCCAAGGCCATGCCCACGTGGGCCTCGTAAATCAGGGGCTCACGCACAAAATTGGGCACCCGAAACTTCTGGTCGGTCCAGGCAAAGGGCGTTTCCGGCCTCCAGACCTGGGCGGCAAAGTCTTTAGTTTCGGGATGTTGCACGGCACGACGCAGGGTAGCGGGTAGCCGATCTTTGCCTCCTTTGTGGGTTACCACGTGCACCTTATAGAGCGAGTGGTGGGTGAGCCGGTCCTGGTAGTCCTTATCGGGCAGGAACACTTCCCATACGCCCTCCGGGCCCTGGGTTAGGGGCGTGGCCTGCCGGTCCCAGCCGTTGAAGTCGCCCACCAGAAACAGGGCTTCGGCGGCCGGCGCCCACTCCCGAAACCAGTAGCCCCGGCGGCGGGCGTCGTAGTTGAGACCCAGGCGCTGGTGGGCTTGGGCAAACTTGGTGAGGGAGCCGCACTGGGTTGTAATTTCCGAGAGGCGCTGCCGTAGCCGCTGCTGGCGGCGGCGGAGTACGGGCTCGTAGGGTGCCAGCCACGGGTCGAGCTGCACGAGGGGCAGCGCAGGGGCAGTTTCGGTAGCACCGGGGGCAGTAGGCAGGTCGGGAGTCATAGCGCAGTCACAAGTCTGGTCCGGCCCAAAGCTACAGGATTCAGGGAAGTCTTAGTAGGACAAACCGGCCGGGAGGCACATACGCAACATCTGACCCAAGAGAGGGATGGGAGCGGAACCGGCCGGGCCAGGCCGCGCCGGGGGTCCTAAACTTACCGTAGCTTTGCGGGCATGAAACGCTTTTTGTCCCCGCTGGCCCTCCTGGCGGTGCTAGCGGCCTGCTCAGCCCCGCAGCACACTACTGCCCCCGGCGCTGCCGCTACCCTGGCCGCCCCGGTGCCCACAGCTACCCCCGTCGTCACGGATAAGGTGATGGTTGTATCGGCGCATCCGGAGGCCACGCGCGTGGGAGTAGAGATTCTGCGCCGGGGTGGCAACGCCTACGATGCGGCCGTGGCCGTGCAGTTTGCCCTGGCGGTGGTGTTTCCCGTGGCAGGCAACATCGGGGGCGGGGGCTTTCTGCTCTACCGTGGCGCCGATGGCCAGGAGGGCGCCCTAGATTTTCGGGAAACCGCCCCCGCCGCCGCTACCCGCGACATGTACCTAGATAAGCAAGGCAACGTAATTCCGGACCTGAGCACGCTGGGCCACCTGGCCGCCGGCGTGCCCGGCACCGTGGCCGGCATGGCAGAGCTGCACCAAAAACTGGGTAAGCTGCCATGGAAAGACGTGGTGCAGCCCGCCGTGGACCTAGCCGCCAAGGGCGTAGTGCTGACCGAGAAGGAAGCCGCCGGGCTGAACCGCCAGCGCGACACGTTCCTGAAGGTAAACCAAAGCGCCGCCCTTATCCGTCCCCAGGACGAATGGAAAACCGGCGAAAACTTCGTGCAGAGTGAACTGGCGCGCACGCTGGAACGCATCCGCGACCAGGGCCGCGCCGGTTTCTATGCAGGCGCTACTGCCGACTATATCGTGGCAGAGATGCAGCGCGGCAAGGGCATCATCACCAAACAGGACCTAGCGAATTACCAGCCCAAGTGGCGCACGCCCCTGCACGGCAAGTACCGGGGTTACGAGGTGCTGACGTTTCCGCCGCCCAGCTCCGGCGGGGTAGCCCTGCTGCAAATGCTGCAGATGCTGGAGCCCTACAACCTAGGTAAGGCTGGTTGGCATTCGCCCCAGGCCACGCACTGGATTACGGAGGCCGAACGCCGCGTGTACGCCGACCGCGCTACCTACCTCGGCGACCCAGACTTTGGACGGGTGCCGGTGGCGCAGCTGCTCGAAAAATCGTACAACCAGCGGCGCATGGCCTCTATCCTTCCCTACCGGGCCACACCCAGCGCCCAGGTAACGGCCGGCACAGGCCTGCCCGGCTACGAGTCGGACCAGACCACGCACTACAACATTGTGGACGCGCAGGGTAACGCGGTCAGCTGCACCACCACCCTCAACGGGGCTTACGGTAGCAAGGTGGTAGTGGCCGGAGCGGGTTTTCTGCTTAACAACGAGATGGACGATTTCAGTAGCAAACCTGGCACACCTAACGCCTACGGACTGGTAGGCGGCGCGGCCAATGCCATTGCGCCCGGCAAGCGCATGCTGTCCTCCATGACGCCGGCTATTCTCACCAAAAACAAGAAACTGGCCCTGGTAGTGGGCACGCCCGGCGGCAGCACCATCATTACCAGCGTCATGCAGGCCATCCTCAACACCCTAGATTACGGCCTGAACGCCCAGCAAGCCGTGGCCGCCCCGCGCCTGCACCACCAGTGGCTCCCCGACCAGATTGACGTGGAAGCCGGCGCCCTGCTACCCGCCGCTCAAGACACGCTGCGGGCCCGCGGTTACCTATTCAACCCGCGTGCACCCTGGGGCCGGGTAGAGGTGATTCGGGTGCTGCCCGGTGGCCAGCTAGAAGGCGGCGCCGACCCCCGCGGCGACGACGCTGCGGCCGGTTACTAAGCGGCTGTTGGTCTACCGCCTATCAGCTCAAAACCCACCCGGCTTTGCATACTGCAAGGCTAGGTGGGTTTTGAGTTGGAGCCGGAAGCGGATTGCTTACTGCTGCTGGGCGTCGCGGGCAGTTTGCAGGTTGCGGGCTACCTCGGTGAGCTGCTTGGAAAGTTGGTCCAGGGATTCGATGTAGCGCGGGTTGGCATTGTCCACGAAACTGTTGATGTGCTCGGCCAGCGTTTGCAGCACGTCGCTGATGGGGTTGGGGTCTGTGCCGCTAAAGAAGCCTTTGAGCTTTACCAGGTCGGCGGCGAGGGTAGCGTGGGCGGTTTCGCCGGAGGAACGCAGCATCTGAATCCAGCCGTCGATGTTCTCCGTAGCCCGGGCTACCACTTGCGTTACGTCTTCACTGCGAAGGATGCGGAGGGTTGCCTCCAGTTGGTCGGCGCTGGCAGAATGCGAAATGGACATAGGAAAGGAGGTTGAGTGAAACACAGAGATACTAGCCTGTGTACTACTTCCTTACTCTCAGGGTTGGTAGCAACCAGGGTACAACATTTGGCTTGTAGTTCAGCTTCGTTGCGTGCGCTGCACCCGCTTCGAAGGCAGGTAAATTGCCTTTCACCCCTCCCCCGGCAGCCTCACCTCACTTGTTCCATCAGCCGCGCTGGCCTAAACACGCCAGCGCGGCTGCGTTGCGTTCTGTATCCCTTCTTCCACAAAAGCGGCCTACCTCTTAGGAAGTAGGCCGACTTCGATGAGGGCGCAGGGAAAAGGAGGTTATAAAGTGGCGGCGGCGTTTTGGAGGGCCTGGCTTAGCTGCTGCAGCTTGGGCTGCGACTGAGCATCGGCGCTGGCGGCGGCTTGGGTAGTCAGGTT of Hymenobacter sublimis contains these proteins:
- a CDS encoding alpha-amylase family glycosyl hydrolase: MTPDLPTAPGATETAPALPLVQLDPWLAPYEPVLRRRQQRLRQRLSEITTQCGSLTKFAQAHQRLGLNYDARRRGYWFREWAPAAEALFLVGDFNGWDRQATPLTQGPEGVWEVFLPDKDYQDRLTHHSLYKVHVVTHKGGKDRLPATLRRAVQHPETKDFAAQVWRPETPFAWTDQKFRVPNFVREPLIYEAHVGMALEADRVGSYLEFAAQILPRIQAAGYNCLQLMAVMEHPYYGSFGYHVANFFAVSSRFGTPEELKHLINEAHNRGIAVLLDVVHSHAVKNEAEGLADFDGSGGQYFHEGARGNHPGWDSKLFDYGKPEVQQFLLSNLRYWLEEFHFDGFRFDGITSMLYHHHGEGVSFGSYDQYFGPEVDEDAILYLQLAATLVRECKRSALLIAEDMSGMPGLCRPIAEGGIGFDFRLAMGIPDYWIKLLKHTRDEDWNLHDLWYTLTNRRLGEKTVAYAESHDQALVGDKTLAHWLLDKAIYEHMHKDDADPITARGIALHKLIRLATLSLGGEAYLNFIGNEFGHPEWVDFPREGNNWSHYFARRQWSLADNPDLKYQYLLNFDRAMIKLAKSARVLAGGPAHELNIDSHNQVLIFERSHLIFVFSFHVERSVPDYRFYVPQPGRYRILLTSDDADFGGFQRIDTALTYETFEEDGVNKLSLYVTNRTALVLARVS
- the ggt gene encoding gamma-glutamyltransferase, with the protein product MKRFLSPLALLAVLAACSAPQHTTAPGAAATLAAPVPTATPVVTDKVMVVSAHPEATRVGVEILRRGGNAYDAAVAVQFALAVVFPVAGNIGGGGFLLYRGADGQEGALDFRETAPAAATRDMYLDKQGNVIPDLSTLGHLAAGVPGTVAGMAELHQKLGKLPWKDVVQPAVDLAAKGVVLTEKEAAGLNRQRDTFLKVNQSAALIRPQDEWKTGENFVQSELARTLERIRDQGRAGFYAGATADYIVAEMQRGKGIITKQDLANYQPKWRTPLHGKYRGYEVLTFPPPSSGGVALLQMLQMLEPYNLGKAGWHSPQATHWITEAERRVYADRATYLGDPDFGRVPVAQLLEKSYNQRRMASILPYRATPSAQVTAGTGLPGYESDQTTHYNIVDAQGNAVSCTTTLNGAYGSKVVVAGAGFLLNNEMDDFSSKPGTPNAYGLVGGAANAIAPGKRMLSSMTPAILTKNKKLALVVGTPGGSTIITSVMQAILNTLDYGLNAQQAVAAPRLHHQWLPDQIDVEAGALLPAAQDTLRARGYLFNPRAPWGRVEVIRVLPGGQLEGGADPRGDDAAAGY